One Halioglobus japonicus DNA segment encodes these proteins:
- a CDS encoding inactive transglutaminase family protein: MLSTRVRIELVAATLILVGVGLMVYKVFFLGFPLLPGEYRDVWTIESKISFRPGDGPVEADLTLPSELAGWVVLDEHFASSGFGFTVTQDETRRATWTRSELAEPATLYYKLQAYRQNPRELEQRDVPALAVPLLTADQRAAMLRLIEVLEAKSSDRTSFTQLLIRALDSRTTDPDGRFLLSTWDEDSGDVLLLTLALAEIPATALRGVRLEDGRRRQTLSTLLEIHDGERWQVFDPRTGQAGLPEDFFIWQRSEDAVLNVSGARNSRLEFALVSNSLPSRSVLAMEQRSGRYALLDFSIYALPVEQQGVFKGLLLIPVAALVVVIMRLLVGVKTSGTFMPILIAIAFIQTTLLLGLAIFLGLVAAGLWIRGWLSHMNLLLVSRISAVVIVVIFLMSALALTSYRLGLDQVLSVTFFPVIILAWTIERMSILWEEEGPHEVLVQGSGSLLVATLAYLAMSNRLASHLTFNFPELTLTLLGLILLLGKYTGYRLTELYRFRAMGDKP, translated from the coding sequence GTGCTTAGCACCCGCGTCAGAATAGAGCTCGTCGCGGCCACCCTGATTCTGGTGGGCGTCGGCCTCATGGTTTACAAGGTTTTCTTTCTCGGATTCCCGCTGCTGCCGGGAGAATATCGCGACGTCTGGACCATTGAGTCCAAAATCAGCTTTCGCCCCGGCGACGGTCCGGTCGAGGCCGACCTGACGCTGCCATCGGAGCTTGCCGGTTGGGTCGTGCTCGACGAACACTTTGCCTCCTCCGGGTTTGGTTTTACCGTGACCCAGGACGAAACACGCCGCGCCACGTGGACCCGCAGCGAGCTGGCTGAACCGGCGACGCTTTACTACAAGTTACAGGCCTATCGGCAAAATCCGCGGGAACTTGAGCAACGCGATGTACCTGCGCTTGCCGTGCCGCTGCTGACGGCCGATCAACGCGCTGCCATGCTGCGTCTTATCGAGGTGCTAGAGGCTAAATCCTCGGACCGCACCAGCTTCACGCAACTCCTGATTCGCGCACTGGATTCACGCACAACCGATCCCGACGGACGCTTTCTGCTCAGCACCTGGGATGAGGATTCCGGCGACGTACTGTTGCTGACTCTGGCGCTGGCGGAAATTCCCGCCACGGCCTTGCGGGGGGTGCGTCTGGAGGATGGCCGTCGCCGTCAGACCCTGAGTACCCTGTTGGAAATCCACGACGGCGAGCGCTGGCAGGTATTTGATCCACGTACCGGGCAGGCTGGCCTGCCCGAGGATTTCTTTATCTGGCAACGCAGCGAAGACGCTGTGCTGAATGTAAGTGGCGCACGCAATTCACGCCTAGAATTTGCCCTGGTGAGTAACAGCCTGCCCTCGCGTTCGGTGCTGGCCATGGAACAGCGTTCCGGACGTTATGCACTGTTAGATTTCTCCATATATGCGCTGCCGGTGGAGCAGCAGGGTGTCTTCAAGGGATTGCTACTGATTCCTGTGGCCGCGCTGGTTGTTGTCATTATGCGATTGCTGGTCGGGGTCAAAACCTCGGGCACATTTATGCCCATACTTATTGCGATTGCGTTTATACAAACTACCCTGTTACTGGGACTGGCGATTTTCCTGGGCCTGGTGGCGGCAGGGCTGTGGATTCGTGGATGGTTGTCGCACATGAATCTATTGCTGGTGTCCCGTATATCCGCTGTGGTCATTGTGGTGATTTTCCTGATGTCCGCGTTGGCGCTGACCAGTTATCGACTGGGCCTGGATCAGGTGCTGTCGGTGACATTTTTCCCGGTGATTATTTTGGCCTGGACGATCGAACGGATGTCTATTCTGTGGGAAGAGGAGGGGCCTCACGAGGTGCTCGTACAGGGCAGTGGTAGTTTGCTCGTGGCCACATTGGCATACCTGGCAATGTCCAATCGGTTGGCGTCACACCTCACATTTAATTTTCCGGAACTGACGCTTACTCTGCTGGGCCTGATTCTGTTACTGGGCAAGTACACTGGATATCGTCTTACTGAGTTGTATCGTTTTCGTGCCATGGGTGACAAGCCGTGA
- a CDS encoding alpha-L-glutamate ligase-like protein, protein MKWFARPSRLRAAGMLGMNERNIGYIGEYNPRRNYPLVDNKLLTKQAAEQRGIPVPALYGVIRYQHEVNAVLDVLAGREEFVIKPAQGSGGKGILVVVGRRGDRFIKSSGREIDAADVCRHVSNILAGLHSLGGRNDCAMIEALIDFDPVLASYSHEGVPDIRVIAFKGVPVMAMMRCATHASDGKANLHQGAVGVGIDIGSGRSVRAVQNDILIDAHPDTGACFADLVIPHWERVLDLAASCVEMTGLGYLGADVVLDRECGPMLLELNARPGLAIQVANQTGLRNRLTLAAAIAARAKGHDERIALARAQFGEAG, encoded by the coding sequence GTGAAATGGTTTGCCCGGCCGTCGCGTCTGCGCGCCGCTGGCATGCTCGGTATGAACGAGCGCAATATTGGTTACATCGGTGAGTACAATCCGCGTCGCAACTACCCCCTCGTCGACAACAAACTTTTAACCAAACAGGCTGCGGAGCAGCGTGGCATCCCTGTGCCGGCGCTTTACGGCGTTATTCGCTATCAGCACGAAGTCAATGCAGTGCTCGATGTGCTGGCCGGTCGCGAGGAGTTTGTGATCAAACCCGCACAGGGGAGCGGCGGTAAGGGTATTCTGGTGGTGGTGGGCCGTCGCGGCGATCGTTTTATTAAGTCTTCCGGACGCGAAATCGACGCCGCGGATGTGTGTCGCCATGTCAGCAATATCCTGGCCGGCTTGCACAGCCTTGGCGGCCGCAATGACTGCGCGATGATTGAGGCGCTGATCGATTTTGACCCTGTGTTGGCATCCTACAGCCACGAAGGCGTTCCCGATATTCGGGTGATTGCGTTTAAGGGCGTGCCTGTCATGGCCATGATGCGCTGCGCCACCCATGCCTCTGACGGCAAGGCTAATTTGCACCAGGGAGCCGTGGGGGTAGGCATTGATATCGGCAGTGGCCGCAGTGTCAGGGCGGTACAGAACGACATCCTCATCGATGCGCACCCTGACACTGGCGCCTGCTTTGCCGATCTGGTGATTCCCCATTGGGAGCGGGTGCTCGACCTCGCGGCCAGTTGTGTTGAGATGACCGGGCTGGGCTACCTGGGCGCGGATGTGGTGCTCGATCGTGAATGTGGGCCCATGTTACTGGAACTGAATGCTCGCCCGGGGCTGGCCATTCAAGTGGCCAATCAGACCGGGCTGCGCAATCGATTGACCCTGGCCGCCGCTATTGCCGCCAGGGCCAAAGGGCACGATGAGCGGATTGCCCTGGCGCGTGCGCAGTTTGGGGAGGCCGGCTGA
- a CDS encoding alkyl sulfatase dimerization domain-containing protein: protein MRIAAVIVFLAGLASALVYGQAEVLEEQSPYHVERSWPAYFQEHKKLFTEKSGTYRAGEHPVWTVHVPGGWIGNSTIIEGEDGLIVYDTSVNVEAGEHIAREIRKISDKPIKAIFYSHHHTDHYNGTSALVSQAQVDRGEVQIYAWENFERELAQEFGAFLPRQLMGAFYYGPDLLGKDEQHYHGCCAPKILGGAPGYIRPTHTMDQDMSLQIAGVNLEVIYTGGEAISEFGLYLPDMNLMIMGDEFFYALANVHSIRGSKPRLPENYIRALDRVRDIKPDWLLGSHIMPMGDAAEIQRAVTVSRDAIQYIWDQSIRYINKGYNADQLQQQFLELPAHLDHPPYTRPMYGTPWIIAPEIYHGWVSWFSGDATDLLPTEPLEKARRYVKLMGGREKVFAEAERAFFAEDYQFAAELTQLLVRVDNLDWDARYLKAAALRARGYGEINTIARAWYLNGANELEGKVNTRMLLGMGQRVVAGTLPPGELLQSWRYQVDAEKAGATRLQLGFGFLNEDSGAVQQQFHVTLRNSILEVVEAPLPDGLPRVRLTIAQLRSVLAGKPAGTDIGDEERLQELLGYLDREPANFSLHVR, encoded by the coding sequence ATGCGGATTGCAGCGGTCATCGTATTTCTGGCGGGCCTTGCGTCCGCACTGGTATACGGCCAGGCAGAAGTCTTAGAGGAGCAAAGCCCCTACCATGTTGAACGCAGCTGGCCTGCGTACTTCCAGGAGCACAAAAAGCTGTTCACCGAGAAATCGGGTACCTACCGTGCCGGCGAACACCCGGTGTGGACCGTGCACGTGCCGGGCGGTTGGATCGGCAACAGCACGATTATCGAGGGCGAAGATGGACTGATCGTCTACGATACCAGCGTAAACGTTGAGGCCGGTGAGCACATTGCTCGCGAGATTCGCAAAATTTCCGACAAGCCGATCAAGGCGATTTTCTACTCACATCACCACACCGATCATTACAACGGTACTTCGGCGCTGGTCAGTCAGGCTCAGGTAGACCGCGGAGAGGTGCAGATTTACGCCTGGGAAAACTTCGAGCGTGAGCTCGCGCAGGAGTTTGGGGCCTTCCTGCCGCGCCAGCTCATGGGTGCGTTTTACTATGGTCCCGATCTGTTGGGCAAAGATGAACAGCACTATCACGGCTGTTGTGCGCCGAAGATACTCGGCGGCGCCCCCGGCTATATTCGGCCAACGCATACCATGGACCAGGATATGTCGCTGCAGATCGCCGGTGTGAACCTCGAGGTGATTTATACCGGTGGCGAAGCAATCTCCGAGTTTGGTTTGTACCTGCCGGACATGAATCTCATGATCATGGGCGATGAGTTCTTTTACGCCCTGGCCAACGTTCATTCGATTCGCGGTTCCAAGCCTCGCCTACCGGAAAATTACATTCGCGCCCTGGACAGGGTGAGAGACATTAAACCCGATTGGCTGTTGGGTTCTCACATCATGCCCATGGGTGACGCGGCAGAAATACAGCGTGCCGTCACCGTGAGCCGCGATGCCATTCAGTACATCTGGGATCAATCCATTCGCTATATCAACAAGGGCTATAACGCAGACCAGTTACAACAGCAGTTTCTGGAATTGCCCGCGCACCTTGATCATCCGCCTTACACCCGCCCCATGTACGGCACGCCCTGGATAATCGCTCCCGAGATTTATCACGGCTGGGTCAGCTGGTTTAGCGGCGATGCCACCGATCTGCTGCCCACGGAACCCTTGGAGAAAGCGCGTCGCTACGTGAAACTCATGGGCGGTCGTGAAAAGGTGTTTGCGGAAGCCGAGCGGGCATTTTTTGCTGAAGACTATCAGTTTGCGGCTGAGCTGACGCAGTTGCTGGTGAGGGTCGACAACCTTGATTGGGATGCCAGATACCTGAAGGCAGCTGCGCTGCGCGCGCGGGGTTACGGCGAAATCAATACCATTGCTCGCGCCTGGTATCTCAACGGCGCCAACGAGCTCGAGGGCAAGGTGAATACCCGTATGTTGCTGGGCATGGGTCAGCGCGTTGTCGCAGGTACCTTGCCGCCGGGGGAATTGCTGCAGAGCTGGCGCTACCAGGTCGACGCCGAGAAAGCAGGAGCGACTCGGCTGCAGTTGGGATTTGGATTTCTGAATGAGGATTCGGGCGCCGTGCAGCAGCAGTTCCACGTCACTCTGCGCAACAGTATTCTCGAGGTGGTAGAAGCACCGTTACCCGATGGCTTGCCACGGGTGCGGTTGACCATTGCCCAACTGCGCTCGGTGCTCGCGGGCAAACCGGCCGGTACGGATATTGGTGACGAGGAACGCCTGCAAGAATTACTGGGTTACCTTGATCGCGAGCCCGCTAACTTTTCACTGCATGTTCGATAG